AACGTGCCCTCATCCATGTCTTCGAGCTCGAACTTCACCAGCGTGGTGGGTTCCTGGGAATAATCGGTGTCCGGCTCCACCGCATAGGGATGCCAGCGAAACGAAAACACCCGCTCCGGCTCGACCCGCTCCACCAGCACATTCCACAGCAGGTACTCATAACCCGGGTAAGTAATCTGCCCCTGCGTCCATTCACCGGCGACAAAGCGCTTGCCCTCCAGCGCCACGCCAAACCACTGCCCGAAGGCCTCGGCATTGGCCAGCACGCGCCACACCTGCGAGCGCGGTACTTTGAGCAGGATTTTCCTTTCGATGCGATCTGATGCTGGGTTCATAAGTCACCTCCTGTACTGAACAGTAGGCCTGTAAGACCACAAGACCAACCTTAAAGTTGTATCAAGGGGGCGTTGTTATCAAGCACGTCTGAAATATTCGGCTGCATTTCCAGTGGGAAGTTCTGGCTCGCAGACGAATGCCAGGCACAGTACGCGGACCGTTGACGCAGGCAAGCCCCTTGCCTAAAGAGGTTACACCTGACTTCGTTATTGGTTGACCACCCTCTTCGCTACACTGCATCTCAACGTTTACCCATCACAGCGAGAATCACTATGCACCCACGCTTCCTCCTGGCCCTGACCCCTTTGCTGTTCACCACCGTCGCCCACGCGGCGGACTGTGACAACGCCACCGACCAGGCCACGATGAATCAATGCGCGGCGCAGCAGCACAAGGCGGCGGACAAAGAGTTGAATGCGCTTTACCAGCAGATCACCCAGCGCTTGAAGAGCAAGCCGGACAGCAAAAAGCTGCTGCTCGGGGCACAGCGTTCGTGGATTGCGTTTCGGGATGCCGAGTGCAAGTTCGCGAGTGCCGGGGTGGAAGGCGGGAGTGTGTATCCGCTGATCTACAGCAACTGCGTGACTGAATTGACCAAGGCGCGGGTGGAGACTTTCAAGAATTATCTGAAGTGTCAGGAAGGCGATATGGGTTGCCCGGTA
This region of Pseudomonas mandelii genomic DNA includes:
- a CDS encoding SRPBCC family protein, encoding MNPASDRIERKILLKVPRSQVWRVLANAEAFGQWFGVALEGKRFVAGEWTQGQITYPGYEYLLWNVLVERVEPERVFSFRWHPYAVEPDTDYSQEPTTLVKFELEDMDEGTLLKVTESGFDHIPQTRRLKAFRMDSRGWDEQMSNIEEFLKTGAKARERQEE
- a CDS encoding lysozyme inhibitor LprI family protein translates to MHPRFLLALTPLLFTTVAHAADCDNATDQATMNQCAAQQHKAADKELNALYQQITQRLKSKPDSKKLLLGAQRSWIAFRDAECKFASAGVEGGSVYPLIYSNCVTELTKARVETFKNYLKCQEGDMGCPVPGV